The Syngnathus typhle isolate RoL2023-S1 ecotype Sweden linkage group LG1, RoL_Styp_1.0, whole genome shotgun sequence genome includes a window with the following:
- the LOC133149968 gene encoding angiopoietin-4-like yields the protein MELQTMQDRSGTTDDGVSEGASESVVVGRSETSLALQFLRPSDRRQDTTPWWRLFVQIRWGSILAVVPTLLLVVLVIQNIVFYHLNRPQDIVKELGALVATLPNSIPDHKCTDLACHWAALQTALAELKASHTAISSDLEKSQTTLADLKAGQAALAELKAGQEAGQTALAELKASHTAISSDLEKSQTALAELKASHTAISSDLEKSQTTLADLKAGQAALAELKAGQEAGQTALAELKASHTAISSDLEKSQTALAELKASHTAISSDLEKSQTTLADLKAGQAALAELKAGQEAGQTALAELKASHTAISSDLEKSQTALAELKASHTAISSDLEKSQTTLADLKAGQAALTELKAGQEAGQTALAELKASHTAISSDLEKSQTALAELKAGQEAGQSALAELKAGQTALAELKASHTAISSDLEKSQTALTELKAGQEAGQTALAELKASHTAISSDLEKSQTALAELKAGQTALAELKASHTAISSDLEKSQTALAELKAGQTALAKKVVDQPTLNRELKGLIPRDCSDIMAAGKSQSGVYVIFSGSVSFEAYCNMRQDGGGWTVIQRRKDGSVDFFRGWNDYRKGFGDLAGEHWLGLENIHALTASGVYQLRIDLTLFDHRTYYALYDDFSVGRNSLDPDKDGYPLLVSGYSGTAGDRLTGQSRMKFSTKDRDQDAHSVNCAIDWKGAWWYKDCHDSNLNGLYKATGTCDGTNAVWWGPSSGYTCLRFVEMKIRPRK from the exons ATGGAGCTTCAGACCATGCAG GACCGTTCCGGCACCACTGACGACGGCGTGTCCGAAGGAGCATCGGAGTCTGTGGTCGTCGGCCGCTCAGAGAC TTCGTTGGCTTTGCAGTTTCTACGTCCCTCTGATCGGAGACAAGACACCACGCCATGGTGGCGTTTG TTTGTTCAGATACGCTGGGGCTCCATTCTGGCGGTGGTCCCGACGCTCCTCTTGGTCGTGCTTGTCATCCAAAACATCGTCTTCTACCACTTGAACAG GCCTCAGGACATCGTCAAAGAGTTGGGCGCGCTGGTGGCGACTTTGCCCAACAGCATCCCGGACCACAAGTGCACCGACTTAGCCTGCCACTGGGCGGCGCTGCAgaccgcattggcagagctgaaagCGAGTCACACGGCGATTTccagcgacctggagaagagtCAGACGACATTGGCGGacctgaaggcaggtcaggcggcattggcagagctgaaggcaggtcaggaggcaggtcagacggcattggcagagctgaaggcgagTCACACGGCGATTTccagcgacctggagaagagtcagacggcattggcagagctgaaggcgagTCACACTGCGATTTccagcgacctggagaagagtCAGACGACATTGGCGGacctgaaggcaggtcaggcggcattggcagagctgaaggcaggtcaggaggcaggtcagacggcattggcagagctgaaggcgagTCACACGGCGATTTccagcgacctggagaagagtcagacggcattggcagagctgaaggcgagTCACACTGCGATTTccagcgacctggagaagagtCAGACGACATTGGCGGacctgaaggcaggtcaggcggcattggcagagctgaaggcaggtcaggaggcaggtcagacggcattggcagagctgaaggcgagTCACACGGCGATTTccagcgacctggagaagagtcagacggcattggcagagctgaaggcgagTCACACTGCGATTTccagcgacctggagaagagtCAGACGACATTGGCGGacctgaaggcaggtcaggcgGCATtgacagagctgaaggcaggtcaggaggcaggtcagacggcattggcagagctgaaggcgagTCACACGGCGATTTccagcgacctggagaagagtcagacggcattggcagagctgaaggcaggtcaggaggcaggccagtccgcattggcagagctgaaggcaggtcagacggcattggcagagctgaaggcgagTCACACGGCGATTTCAagcgacctggagaagagtcagacggcattgacagagctgaaggcaggtcaagaggcaggtcagacggcattggcagagctgaaggcgagTCACACGGCGATTTccagcgacctggagaagagtcagacggcattggcagagctgaaggcaggtcagacggcattggcagagctgaaggcgagTCACACGGCGATTTccagcgacctggagaagagtcagacggcattggcagagctgaaggcaggtcagacggcattggcaaaGAAGGTGGTGGACCAGCCCACACTTAACAGGGAACTCAAAG GTCTCATTCCCAGAGACTGCAGTGACATCATGGCGGCGGGAAAGTCCCAAAGTGGAGTCTATGTCATCTTTAGCGGGTCCGTCAGCTTTGAGGCTTACTGCAACATGCGGCAGGACGGGGGAGGCTGGACC GTGATCCAGAGGAGAAAGGACGGCTCCGTCGACTTCTTTCGGGGTTGGAACGACTATCGCAAGGGCTTTGGAGACCTCGCCGGAGAGCACTGGCTCG GCCTGGAAAACATCCACGCTCTGACGGCCTCGGGCGTTTACCAGTTGCGGATCGACTTGACCCTATTCGACCACCGCACTTACTACGCTCTCTACGACGACTTCTCGGTGGGCCGGAACTCGCTGGACCCCGACAAGGACGGCTACCCGCTGCTTGTGAGCGGCTACTCCGGAACCGCAG GCGATAGGCTCACCGGCCAGTCTAGGATGAAGTTCAGCACCAAAGACCGCGACCAAGACGCCCATAGTGTCAATTGCGCCATTGATTGGAAGGGCGCTTGGTGGTACAAAGACTGTCACGACTCCAACCTGAACGGGCTGTACAAGGCAACCGGCACCTGCGACGGTACCAATGCAGTCTGGTGGGGTCCGAGCTCAGGTTATACCTGCCTGAGATTTGTGGAGATGAAGATCCGGCCCAGAAAGTGA